ACTTCAAAGGAACCATCTGTTCCTGAAGTGATTGTTGAATTTTCAGTAGCCTTATCAACCCAGCCTACGAAGTTACTATATTCATCAAACTCAGCAAATTTATCCTTAGAATTTTTTACGACAAAGTTTGCACCTTTAAGTGTCTTCTCCGTATTCGCATCTTTTTTGACAAACTTTTTACCATAAGATTTCACAATAACTTTAGTGGAAGTTTCAGGGTGGAAATTATTATCAAATGTAATATCATTGGTGATATCTGTTTGTAGATCTGCACCCGGTATGACAGACATTTTATAAGTCACTTCAATTGTTTTACCAGCATTCGCTTTAATAGTTGCTTTATCTGGCTCACTATTAAAAAACGAAAGCCTAAATCCGTTTCCTTCTTTAACTGCTTTAGTTTCTAAAGCAGTGTCATTTAATTTAGCGATTACAGTATCCGTCTTTACATTTAAGTCATCATCTGGTCTATCAACTAAATCAAATTTAGTATACTCAGAAATAGAAATATCATCTGGAATTGTTAATTTTGCTGTATAATTTAGCACTTGTGTATAATCAACATCAATATCATCTACTGATTTTTCAGGAGTTGGTGTAGCATAGTTATAAGCAGAGGCAGGCGCTCCCTCAGCTGGTGAACCATCAGCATTATAATAATCATAGCCAACACTTAATGTGCCACTATTATCTACAACAGTAGCTGTCACAATTGATGTTGCATTCTTGCTAGCATGATAAGTACCACTATCGTCTGTTACTGTGATACCATTTTCATCTGCATATTCTTCAAAAGTATACGTTCCTGGTGAAAGGTTGTAGCCATCTGTACTAACCACACCTTCATCATTCGAAACAAAGATTTTAGCTTTCGATACATCTGAGAATGAAGGAAATCCATTGCTATCGTGTTGTTCTTGAAGATAACTGCCGTTACTATCTTTCAAACGGAATTTAGCTCCAGCTAATGGTTTATTTTTTCCATCTTTAACCCCATATTTAGTAAAAGATAGTTCTTTACCGTAAACCTCATTTTTAGGATACAAATGAACGGTTTCTTTTTTAGTAGTACCATCTTCGTTGTATACAGGCAACGCTAAAACCATATTTGCCGATTTCGCTTGATTTACGTTACTTGGGGCATAATTTTCAACAATTAAATAAATAGCATCTTGTTTTTTACTATTGATTGTATATTCTGATTTCAGTGGTAAATCTGCAAAAGCTTCTCCTCTATCATCAGTTACAGAAAATTCTTTCATGAATTCCA
The genomic region above belongs to Enterococcus saigonensis and contains:
- a CDS encoding SpaH/EbpB family LPXTG-anchored major pilin, translating into MKIKTKLFGALATLALLLPLGLGSSQVAKADETSTTDDTQTVVLHKLQYTSLPSENIDNTGDPITNLPSDSKPLKGVKFVAYDVTKQYYELRNGNETVPKLNAEDAYAKLQTTNIKDISGLEFMKEFSVTDDRGEAFADLPLKSEYTINSKKQDAIYLIVENYAPSNVNQAKSANMVLALPVYNEDGTTKKETVHLYPKNEVYGKELSFTKYGVKDGKNKPLAGAKFRLKDSNGSYLQEQHDSNGFPSFSDVSKAKIFVSNDEGVVSTDGYNLSPGTYTFEEYADENGITVTDDSGTYHASKNATSIVTATVVDNSGTLSVGYDYYNADGSPAEGAPASAYNYATPTPEKSVDDIDVDYTQVLNYTAKLTIPDDISISEYTKFDLVDRPDDDLNVKTDTVIAKLNDTALETKAVKEGNGFRLSFFNSEPDKATIKANAGKTIEVTYKMSVIPGADLQTDITNDITFDNNFHPETSTKVIVKSYGKKFVKKDANTEKTLKGANFVVKNSKDKFAEFDEYSNFVGWVDKATENSTITSGTDGSFEVRGLATGQYTLVETKAPVGYHLPSDPTFSFEVSETSYSNEKEILDVPNTQSGVLPSTGGKGIYAFIAIGTIAVAGAVFYFTRGRKQTEA